The genomic region TCCCATGGTAACTTCCCTTAGCTTAATATAAGAGGCATCAAAAATGCTACGGTTGTTATAAAACCAAGCATTGAAATAGTAAGTATCTGGACTTAAATAGATATTATTTTGTTCTCCCGAAGAAACCCATCCGAATTCGCCATCACCATCTGGATCACCCCATTCGGCAATAACACCTGGAGCAATAGCTCCTTGAACTCGATCTCCTCGATTGTAATCATTTCCATTTAAGCCTTGTCCAGCTCTTTCATTTTCCGATTCCCCATAAATTCTAGCAGATTGAATAAATTCCTCCCTGCCAGGAAGTGTGGAAGCGTGGGTACCAAATTGATTTTGTCTGGCATAAGAAGCGGAGTAAAGTTCGCCGCCTTTTTTCATTTCTATCAAAAAGTTGAGGCTAATTCCTTTGTAGCTAAAGGAGTTATTGATACTTCCTAACCAATCTGGTTGGAAGTTTCCTAGGATTTGATCAGCTTCCCAAACTGGTAGACCACTAAAAGGGTTAATTAATGCCTGTCCACTTTCTTCATCATATACTGGAGCCACACCACGAATATTTCCATAAGGCTCATTTTCCTCAGCAACTACCAGTAAATTTCCTCCCCATTGGTTCAAAGTGATGCGGGGTACTTGTGGATCAATTTCTTTAACAAACGATTCATTTGTAGACCAGTTTAAATCCATACTCCAACTAAACGGACCGTCCAATATTTTTGCATTTGCAAACACTTCCCAACCTTCATTAGTAATCTCTCCCGCATTAAGTACTGAAGTGGTATATCCCGTAACAGGGGTAACTGGACCAGATAAAATTTGATCGAATGAGTTTGTTTTGTAATAGGTAACGTTAGCACTAAACCTGTTCTTAAAAAATTTAGTTTCCAGCCCCATTTCAAAAGATCTAGTAGTCTCGTTTTTAAGATCCGTCTTATTTTTTTGATTTAGGGGGCTTACCCATGCAATATTTTGGTAATTTCCACCGTAAGCGTATGTATCATAAACCTGATAGGGTGCTGCGCTATTACCTACTTCTGCTATTGAAGCTCTTAACTTACCAAATGAAAATATGTTATTTTTCTTGATAAACTCTGAAAATATGAGAGAGCCTCCAAACGAACCATACAAATAGCTATTATCTTCGAGAGAAAGAGTGGAAGACCATTCATTTCTTGCAGTAGCGTCTAAATAGATAAAGCTTTTATAACCAACGTTCAATGATCCAAATACCGAATTAAGCACTCTTTCGGAATCTGCTTCATTAGCTAGATAGTCGCCTGCACTGTTTGATAAACTGTAAACATCTGGAAACAGAAGCTCGTTTACCGTAGCAGTTCTTCTGGAATAATTGAATTTCCATTGATTTGCCCCTAAAACAGAAACTAATGAGAAGTTATTAATGTTTTTTCGATAGGTAGTTATTCCCTCGAAATTCCAGTTAGTAATATTTTGGTTGAATGTAAAGTAACTACCATCCCTGTCATAAGTCGCGCCAGGAGCCTCATACCTGAAGCCTTCCGTTAGCCTTAAATCGCCATTGACCTTTGCGGTGATATCCCAGCCTTTTAAAATTTCATAATTTACTTGAAACTTTGATATAATCCTGTCCGTTTTATCTTCGTTTAAATTTTCATAAATATTCCAATACGGGTTAGACAACCATCCACTACCCGCACGAAGTCTGGTGGCTTGGCCGTTTTCGTCTTTCCATGGGGTTAAGTTCCCCCTGTACATACTGGGATGCATTTGAATAAAGTTTTGAGCAGGATTTCTAAAACTACCATTTTCAACTACCCTGTTGGTAATGTTATCGTTTGTGTAATACATAGATCCATCTACCGATAGTTTATCAGTCAATTTTGCGGTGGCCCTTAGCGATAAGTTGTGCCTGTTGATTTGATCTTGTCTATCCATAACCCATTCACCACCAGTATGTGTATAACCAATACGTACTGTAGCCTTGTCTGTAGCCTTATCAAGTTGTACACCACTTATAATTGTGGTTCCAGTTTTAAAAAGCTCTTTCA from Galbibacter sp. BG1 harbors:
- a CDS encoding SusC/RagA family TonB-linked outer membrane protein, producing MKRTIILNFILILMSSLTWAQNQSISGNVSDIEGNPLPGVTVIVENTNTGTMTDFNGNYTIEASRGASLNFRYIGFEPKTIKVATTTTIDVVLKESTEQLEEVVITAMGIKREAKSVVNAQQSIAVEGLQEARSSNFVSALSGKAAGVQVTNSQTASGSNRVVIRGITSLSGNNQPLYVLDGVPLDQTVGDAQSGSWGGGDYAPVDYGDPVSNLNPDDIENIEVLKGASASALYGSRASNGVILITTKKGKKKKGWGVTLTSNTMIQEVNQYPDYQYVYGSGAQGSVASTPNHLTEVDGETYAEVNSHINAFGGPLLGYNVFDYNNTIGPYSPRPNNVKELFKTGTTIISGVQLDKATDKATVRIGYTHTGGEWVMDRQDQINRHNLSLRATAKLTDKLSVDGSMYYTNDNITNRVVENGSFRNPAQNFIQMHPSMYRGNLTPWKDENGQATRLRAGSGWLSNPYWNIYENLNEDKTDRIISKFQVNYEILKGWDITAKVNGDLRLTEGFRYEAPGATYDRDGSYFTFNQNITNWNFEGITTYRKNINNFSLVSVLGANQWKFNYSRRTATVNELLFPDVYSLSNSAGDYLANEADSERVLNSVFGSLNVGYKSFIYLDATARNEWSSTLSLEDNSYLYGSFGGSLIFSEFIKKNNIFSFGKLRASIAEVGNSAAPYQVYDTYAYGGNYQNIAWVSPLNQKNKTDLKNETTRSFEMGLETKFFKNRFSANVTYYKTNSFDQILSGPVTPVTGYTTSVLNAGEITNEGWEVFANAKILDGPFSWSMDLNWSTNESFVKEIDPQVPRITLNQWGGNLLVVAEENEPYGNIRGVAPVYDEESGQALINPFSGLPVWEADQILGNFQPDWLGSINNSFSYKGISLNFLIEMKKGGELYSASYARQNQFGTHASTLPGREEFIQSARIYGESENERAGQGLNGNDYNRGDRVQGAIAPGVIAEWGDPDGDGEFGWVSSGEQNNIYLSPDTYYFNAWFYNNRSIFDASYIKLREVTMGYQFPQSILKNTPFTNAKISFVGRNLWIIHQNTPKGLDPEANSTSGNGQGIEFGSFLPSRSMGVNINLSF